The DNA region AAAGTGTATAAAATAAATCCATTAGGCGGTTGTTTGCCGATGTTGGTTCAAATTCCAGTATTTTTCGCTTTTTACAGAATGCTTTATGAATCTATTGAACTTCGTCACGCTTATTTTTTTGGATGGAGAAAAAGTAATTGTTGAAATGATTAATTCATATATTAACTGGAAGTCGGATTCAGCAAGTGATAAGCAAGCTCTTTTAAAAATGTGGTCTAACTTGGATGGAGTTTATATACCTTCTTTTTATGAGCCAAAATATGAACAAAATAAATT from Desulfobacterales bacterium includes:
- a CDS encoding YidC/Oxa1 family membrane protein insertase, producing the protein KVYKINPLGGCLPMLVQIPVFFAFYRMLYESIELRHAYFFGWRKSNC